A single region of the Salipaludibacillus sp. LMS25 genome encodes:
- the katG gene encoding catalase/peroxidase HPI: protein MDYKDTNLEKCPFHGSTTSNQPKATSNKDWWPSALNLNILQQHDIKPNPMDEDFDYTEEFQKLDYYALKEDLKKLMTDSQDWWPADYGHYGPFFIRMSWHAAGTYRIGDGRGGGGNGSQRFAPLNSWPDNASLDKARRLLWPIKQKYGNKISWADLLVLAGNVAIEDMGGPVIGFGAGRPDIWHPEEDINWGSETEWLTGDKRYSGDRDLEKPLAAAEMGLIYVNPEGPDGKPDPIAAAHDIRATFARMGMNDEETVALIAGGHTFGKAHGAGDPSHVSAEPEAAPIELQGLAWQSTYGTGKGRDTITSGLEGAWTANPTQWDNGFFELLFENEWWLTKSPAGAWQWHIVDPDEKDLAPDAEDPSKKVPTMMLTTDLALRHDPEYEKIARRFHKNPDEFADAFGRAWFKLLHRDMGPKVRYLGPEVPEEDFIWQDPVPTSHYDLTDKDITALKEKILNSGLTVSELVKTAWASASTFRASDMRGGANGARIRLAPQKDWEANEPEQLEKALTVLENIQNQFDKDVSLADLIVLAGSAAVEKAAQDAGFDVTVPFNPGRGDATVEQTDVENFEVLEPYADGFRNYQKKQFSVSPEELLVDKAQLLDLTAPEMTVLIGGLRVLGANYGDTKHGVFTNQVGSLTNDFFVNLLDMGIEWKPVGENVYEGRDRKTGEVVRTATRVDLVFGSNAILRSLAEVYAQDDNKEKFVRDFIAAWVKIMDADRFDLRVNKKAELAEN from the coding sequence ATGGATTACAAAGACACTAACTTAGAAAAATGCCCGTTTCATGGAAGTACAACAAGCAATCAGCCTAAAGCTACCTCAAATAAAGACTGGTGGCCAAGCGCATTAAACTTGAACATTTTGCAACAGCACGACATAAAACCAAATCCAATGGATGAAGACTTTGACTACACGGAAGAATTCCAAAAACTTGATTATTATGCACTGAAAGAAGACCTTAAAAAACTTATGACTGACAGCCAAGATTGGTGGCCTGCTGATTATGGTCATTACGGACCATTTTTTATTCGTATGTCTTGGCATGCAGCTGGTACGTATCGAATTGGAGACGGCCGTGGTGGTGGTGGAAATGGGTCTCAACGCTTTGCACCTCTTAACAGCTGGCCTGATAATGCGAGCCTTGATAAAGCACGTCGATTACTATGGCCAATCAAACAGAAATACGGTAACAAAATATCTTGGGCTGACCTTCTCGTTCTAGCAGGTAATGTGGCGATTGAAGATATGGGAGGTCCAGTTATCGGTTTTGGTGCCGGACGCCCTGATATTTGGCATCCAGAAGAAGACATTAATTGGGGTTCTGAAACAGAATGGCTTACTGGTGATAAGCGTTATTCAGGCGATCGTGATCTTGAAAAACCGCTTGCTGCTGCAGAAATGGGGCTTATTTATGTAAACCCTGAAGGCCCAGATGGTAAACCGGATCCTATTGCAGCGGCCCACGACATTCGAGCTACCTTCGCCCGCATGGGAATGAACGATGAAGAAACAGTGGCACTTATTGCAGGTGGCCATACTTTCGGTAAGGCGCACGGTGCAGGAGACCCTTCTCATGTAAGTGCAGAACCAGAAGCCGCTCCAATTGAATTACAAGGCTTAGCTTGGCAAAGCACATACGGGACTGGTAAAGGGCGAGATACTATTACGAGTGGCCTTGAAGGCGCTTGGACGGCTAATCCTACACAGTGGGATAATGGTTTCTTTGAGCTATTATTTGAAAATGAATGGTGGCTTACAAAGAGTCCTGCCGGTGCATGGCAATGGCACATTGTAGACCCTGATGAGAAAGATCTTGCACCGGATGCCGAAGATCCTTCCAAAAAAGTACCAACGATGATGTTAACGACCGATTTAGCCTTGCGTCATGACCCAGAGTATGAAAAAATCGCTCGTCGTTTCCATAAGAATCCAGATGAGTTTGCAGATGCCTTCGGTCGCGCATGGTTCAAATTATTGCACCGTGATATGGGGCCTAAAGTAAGATATTTAGGACCAGAAGTGCCAGAAGAAGATTTCATTTGGCAAGACCCTGTCCCAACAAGTCATTATGATTTAACAGATAAAGATATTACGGCACTTAAAGAAAAAATCCTTAATTCAGGATTAACAGTGAGCGAGCTTGTGAAAACTGCTTGGGCTTCTGCAAGCACATTCCGTGCCTCTGACATGCGTGGTGGTGCCAATGGCGCACGTATTCGTCTTGCCCCACAGAAAGATTGGGAGGCTAACGAACCAGAGCAACTGGAAAAAGCGTTAACTGTGTTAGAAAATATCCAAAATCAGTTTGATAAAGACGTGAGCTTAGCAGATCTCATCGTACTAGCTGGTAGTGCTGCAGTAGAAAAAGCTGCCCAAGATGCAGGTTTTGATGTGACAGTTCCATTCAATCCTGGTCGTGGCGATGCAACAGTAGAGCAAACAGATGTAGAGAATTTTGAGGTGCTTGAGCCTTACGCAGATGGCTTCCGCAACTATCAGAAGAAGCAATTCAGCGTAAGTCCAGAAGAGCTTCTTGTTGATAAAGCTCAATTGTTAGATCTTACAGCACCAGAAATGACTGTTCTAATTGGTGGCTTGCGTGTGCTTGGTGCTAACTATGGCGATACTAAACACGGTGTCTTCACCAATCAAGTTGGAAGCCTTACGAACGATTTCTTTGTAAATCTTCTCGACATGGGAATTGAATGGAAACCCGTAGGTGAAAACGTATATGAAGGACGAGACCGCAAAACAGGTGAAGTCGTTCGCACTGCAACAAGAGTGGACCTTGTATTCGGTTCTAACGCTATCCTTCGTTCCCTTGCAGAAGTTTATGCGCAAGATGACAACAAAGAAAAGTTTGTCCGTGACTTTATCGCAGCTTGGGTGAAAATAATGGACGCTGATCGTTTTGACTTAAGAGTTAACAAAAAAGCTGAATTAGCAGAAAATTAA
- a CDS encoding triacylglycerol lipase: MHIIRQALVGLTIFVLVFTIAITSDVQAQEVETASIDFDKPIVLVHGIGGAGYNFYSIEQKLRSIGFNRSDIYAINFRDRSGNNFRNSRELRDFIDNILKNYDVDEVNIIAHSMGGANTLRYLTQLGGVDKVDKVITLGGANRLGASSVPNGVDFTSIYSSSDLIVANSLSRISGANNIHVIGVTHLGLLSNNRVQNLIVEALRN, translated from the coding sequence ATGCACATTATTCGACAAGCTCTTGTAGGACTTACCATTTTTGTACTAGTCTTCACTATCGCCATCACATCCGACGTTCAAGCACAAGAAGTAGAAACAGCAAGTATCGATTTTGATAAGCCGATTGTGCTCGTTCACGGAATAGGAGGAGCAGGTTACAATTTTTATAGTATTGAACAAAAATTAAGAAGCATTGGTTTCAATAGGTCAGATATATATGCGATTAACTTTAGAGATCGCTCTGGTAATAATTTCAGAAATTCTCGTGAATTACGAGATTTTATAGATAATATCCTTAAAAATTATGATGTAGACGAAGTAAACATCATTGCTCATAGTATGGGGGGAGCTAATACGTTACGTTATCTCACACAACTCGGGGGTGTAGATAAGGTGGATAAAGTGATTACATTAGGAGGAGCCAATCGTTTGGGAGCAAGTTCCGTTCCTAATGGCGTTGATTTCACGTCCATTTATAGTAGCTCTGATTTAATCGTCGCTAATAGCTTGTCACGCATTAGCGGAGCAAACAACATTCACGTAATAGGTGTCACTCATCTTGGCCTTTTAAGTAATAATAGAGTCCAAAACTTGATTGTTGAAGCATTGAGAAATTAA